One genomic segment of Polyodon spathula isolate WHYD16114869_AA chromosome 17, ASM1765450v1, whole genome shotgun sequence includes these proteins:
- the LOC121330167 gene encoding BTB/POZ domain-containing protein 10 — MAGRPHTYDSNSSDPENWDWKTHSRPRKLYKHSSGPSRASKLDSDLSKMSLHGASGGYDRSRDRRRSSDRSRDSSHERGESQLTPCIRNVTSPTRQHHSDREREHNSSSRPTSPRPQKASPNGSTGSGVTSSRNSSLSSTEGNCKAVGVGEMVFVYENAKEGARNMRTSERVTLIVDNTRFVVDPAIFTAQPNTMLGRMFGSGREHNFTRPNEKGEYEVAEGIGSTVFRAILDYYKSGIIRCPDGISIPELREACDYLCISFDYSTIKCRDLSALMHELSNDGARRQFEFYLEEMILPLMVTSAQSGERECHIVVLTDDDVVDWDEEYPPQMGEEYSQIIYSTKLYRFFKYIENRDVAKSVLKERGLKKIRLGIEGYPTYKEKVKKRPGGRPEVIYNYVQRPFIRMSWEKEEGKSRHVDFQCVKSKSITNLAAAAADIPEDQLVVMHPTPQVDELDILPIHPPPGNNDPDPDAPSPAV; from the exons TGGCCCATCCCGTGCATCGAAGCTAGATTCTGATCTGTCAAAGATGAGTCTGCATGGCGCTAGTGGAGGCTATGACAGGTCAAGAGATCGGCGGAGGTCAAGTGACCGATCCCGGGACTCTTCACATGAAAGAGGAGAGAGCCAGTTGACCCCATGCATAAGGAATGTCACCTCCCCTACTAggcaacaccacagtg ATCGTGAAAGGGAGCACAACTCTTCATCTCGGCCCACCAGTCCCCGTCCTCAGAAAGCCTCTCCTAACGGCTCCACTGGTAGTGGTGTCACCAGCAGTAGAAACAGCAGTCTGTCCAGCACAGAGGGGAACTGTAAGGCTGTTGGGGTTGGGGAGATGGTGTTTGTTTATGAAAATGCAAAGGAAGGCGCAAGGAACATGAGAACCTCGGAACGAGTAACGCTCATTGTGGATAACACTAGATTTGTAGTAGATCCTGCCATCTTCACCGCACAGCCTAACACTATGCTGGGAAG AATGTTTGGCTCTGGCAGGGAACACAATTTCACGCGTCCTAATGAGAAAGGAGAGTATGAGGTGGCAGAGGGAATCGGCTCCACTGTGTTTAGAGCTATTCTG GATTATTATAAATCTGGGATAATCCGCTGCCCTGATGGAATTTCTATtccagagctgagagaggcaTGTGACTATCTCTGCATCTCCTTCGACTATAGTACTATCAAGTGCAGGGACCTGA GCGCGCTAATGCATGAGCTCTCCAACGATGGAGCACGAAGGCAGTTTGAGTTTTATCTGGAGGAGATGATCCTGCCACTGATGGTAACCAGTGCCCAGAGTGGGGAGAGAGAGTGCCATATTGTCGTGCTGACAGATGATGACGTTGTCGACTGGGATGAAGAATATCCTCCACAGATGGGAGAAGAGTATTCACAGA tAATTTACAGCACAAAGTTGTATCGGTTCTTCAAATATATAGAAAATAGAGATGTTGCCAAATCTGTTCTGAAGGAACGAGGCCTGAAGAAAATCCGATTAGGCATTGAAG GTTACCCCACATacaaagaaaaagtgaaaaagaGGCCAGGTGGTCGCCCAGAGGTGATTTATAATTATGTCCAGAGACCCTTCATCAGAATGTCTTGGGAAAAGGAGGAAGGGAAGAGTCGGCATGTGGATTTCCAGTGTGTGAAGAGCAAATCAATCACTAATTTAGCCGCGGCTGCAGCGGACATTCCCGAAGACCAGCTGGTGGTGATGCACCCCACCCCACAGGTTGATGAACTGGATATCCTTCCGATTCACCCCCCACCAGGCAACAATGATCCCGATCCTGATGCGCCGTCTCCTGCTGTCTGA